The region CTGTTTTGCGATATGATAAAGCCTTTTTTATCCTTGTATATGACGCAAACTTTCTCAAGCTCATAAGGTGCTTTGCTTGGGTTGTTAAAAAGAGTATCGATACTTGCTTTAGTAAATTCATTTGCCTTTTTGCCAATGCTAATTTTAAATCTAAGCGGAAAATGATCGGAATTTAGTCCCGCAATCTTTTCGCCGAATTTTGGCTTTGAATTGGCAAAATTTAGAGGTTTTATGACTTCAAAACTGCCATAAACATACTCTATACCTCTTTTATCAAACATACTTTTTGACATCACGACGTGATCAATTGGGCTTAAATTTATATGCGAATATCTTTCATCTTTTGGCAAAAACTCCCACAAATCGCTCATCTGCCTGCTAATCAGTATATCGTTTAGCAAAGATTTCTCTCCGTATGGAGTGTTAAAATCACCCAGCAAAATAGCGTTTTTATCCTCTTGTATAGCGTTTTTGAGCGTTCTAAAGGCTGCTTGTCTGCTTTTAAGCGAGTTTTTTTGCGCAGGCATATGATTTACATATACGCTAAAAACCTCGCCGTCAAGCTCAAAATCAACCATTACGATATCTCTTGTTTTTACGTTTGGCACTTTGAAAATTTGAGTTTTAAGCGGCTTTATTTTTGACAAAAGCCCAAGCCCTATAGGCGCTCTTTTATCCTTTGAAAAGGCAAAATATTTATACCCCGTCTGCCTCATAAGCTCTTTTAAAATTTCTTCATTTTCTATCTCTTGAAGCGCTATTATATCGGCATCAAGTCTTTTTATATCCTCTTTGATACGGTCAAATTTAGCGTTTGCCTCTTTTAAATTCCATGCCGATTTACCGATCACAAAGTCTTTATACTCGCTTCCGTCGTTTTTAGCGTCAAAGAGATTTTCGACATTGTAAGTCGCTATGCTAAGCTCGCTAGCCAAAGCAAAAGCGGTAGCAACTAAAAAAAGTAAGAATTTTTTCAAATAGTGTTCCTTAAATCAAATTTATCTATATTTTGGCGTATTGCTTCGTATGTGATAATTCCTGCGCTCGTGGCCAAATTTAAGCTTCTTCCGAGCTTTCCCATAGGAATAGTTATAGCGTTGGCGAAATTTCTTTGCATAAGCTGCATAGGAAGCCCCGTACTCTCACCTCCAAAAAATATAAAATCTCCTTCTTTAAATTCAACGTCAAAATAAAATCTATCCGTCTTTGTCGTAGCGTAAAAAAACCTATCTTCAAATTTTGCATTTGCGTGCAAAAACTCATCCAAGCTCTCCCAAACGCTAAGCTTTAAATCCTTCCAGTAATCAAGTCCCGCTCGTCTAACGGCTTTTTCGCTTAGATCAAACACGGTTGGCTTAATGATGTGCAAATTCAAATTCGCATTGACGCACATTCTACCTATGGAGCCTGTGTTTTGAGGAATTTGCGGACTTACAAGAACGATGTTAAACATTAAAAGACTATAACCTTATTTTTATGCACGAAAAGTCTATCTTCCAAGGCAAGATCAAGTGCTGCCGAAAGCACGTTTTTCTCGCAACTTCTGCCTGCTTTTTGCATCTGTTGCCAGCTCATTTCGTGATTTACGCTAATAACGTCTTGAGCGATTATCGGACCCTCATCAAGATCGTCATTTACAAAATGCGCCGTAGCACCGATGATCTTAACTCCTCTTTCATAAGCTTGCTTATAAGGATTTGCGCCGATAAATGCGGGCAGGAACGAATGATGTATGTTGATAATTTGCTTTGGATAACGCTTAACGAAATTCGGCGATAAAATTCTCATATATTTTGCCAAAACAGCATAATCAAATTTATACTTACCCATAGTCTCAAGCACCAATTCTTCGTGCTTATCGCGCTCTATACCGTCTGCGTTGATATAGTGAAACGGGATATCAAATCTGCTTACAAGCTCTTTTAAATTTTCGCGATTTGCGATGACCGCAAGGATATTTGCATTTAGCTCGCCGCTATCGAATTTTATAAGTAGATCGCCGATACAATGCGCTTCCTTAGTCGCTAAGATAATGATATTTTTCTTAGTAGCCTCGATGCACTCTATGATAGCACCCTTTGGTAAAAACGCCTCAAGCGTGCCAACAAATTCGGCAGTCTTAACCTCGCCTGCAAGCGAAGCCCGCATGAAAAATCTATTGCTGTCATAATCGACAAATTCGTTATTAGTTTCGATATTAAGGTGGTATTTAAAAACCACATCGCAAATTCTATAAATCAAGCCCTTTTCGTCTTGACACTCAATTTTAAGTATGTATTTTTTCATCTAACCTCTTTTAAATAAGCTCTGATTTTAGCTAAATTGCGCTTTTATATCTATTAAATGGAGGTTTATTTTAAAAATTTAGCGAGCAAAATCTTTTAAAAATTCATCTATGGCTAGCCTTTGGCGCCTTAAAATTTCAGCTGCGATCTGCTCGTTTTTAAAGCCCTCTTTTATAACGGCTGCAGAGTCTATTTTGGTGTCAAATTTCTTATCATATATGCCAAATTTCTTGGCTCTTTTTACAAGACTAGCCGAATTTAGCCCGAGCCACTCTTTAAGTGGCATTTTAAGAGAAATTTCCAAAAGCTCCTTATCGCTTACCCTACGGCTAAAAAACGGCTGAGTAAAGCAAGCCTTAAAGCTATTTGGCA is a window of Campylobacter sp. CCUG 57310 DNA encoding:
- a CDS encoding endonuclease/exonuclease/phosphatase family protein — protein: MKKFLLFLVATAFALASELSIATYNVENLFDAKNDGSEYKDFVIGKSAWNLKEANAKFDRIKEDIKRLDADIIALQEIENEEILKELMRQTGYKYFAFSKDKRAPIGLGLLSKIKPLKTQIFKVPNVKTRDIVMVDFELDGEVFSVYVNHMPAQKNSLKSRQAAFRTLKNAIQEDKNAILLGDFNTPYGEKSLLNDILISRQMSDLWEFLPKDERYSHINLSPIDHVVMSKSMFDKRGIEYVYGSFEVIKPLNFANSKPKFGEKIAGLNSDHFPLRFKISIGKKANEFTKASIDTLFNNPSKAPYELEKVCVIYKDKKGFIISQNRRGIYVYDPDNSYLLGSVMDVVVNSIGEFKGALEVNSMRVVKMHDKLADVKTQMLSASRLNEARAGDVIESISGEIKKGRLITPYGSVRVYSPKGKLADTKNAEFKAVRVGVYKGEIQLVVE
- a CDS encoding tRNA (cytidine(34)-2'-O)-methyltransferase; the encoded protein is MFNIVLVSPQIPQNTGSIGRMCVNANLNLHIIKPTVFDLSEKAVRRAGLDYWKDLKLSVWESLDEFLHANAKFEDRFFYATTKTDRFYFDVEFKEGDFIFFGGESTGLPMQLMQRNFANAITIPMGKLGRSLNLATSAGIITYEAIRQNIDKFDLRNTI
- the purU gene encoding formyltetrahydrofolate deformylase, encoding MKKYILKIECQDEKGLIYRICDVVFKYHLNIETNNEFVDYDSNRFFMRASLAGEVKTAEFVGTLEAFLPKGAIIECIEATKKNIIILATKEAHCIGDLLIKFDSGELNANILAVIANRENLKELVSRFDIPFHYINADGIERDKHEELVLETMGKYKFDYAVLAKYMRILSPNFVKRYPKQIINIHHSFLPAFIGANPYKQAYERGVKIIGATAHFVNDDLDEGPIIAQDVISVNHEMSWQQMQKAGRSCEKNVLSAALDLALEDRLFVHKNKVIVF